A DNA window from Elephas maximus indicus isolate mEleMax1 chromosome 17, mEleMax1 primary haplotype, whole genome shotgun sequence contains the following coding sequences:
- the LOC126060433 gene encoding signal-regulatory protein beta-1-like isoform X1, with translation MKQKAALLTAALSPPNSEKEKGPRKWLRPEHRPRPSLGSGRCAYCKKRGIAQRNRCSQPPCRLTRKDHPLQVGPTSTREESSQAPTILQSGSTLTLQVGDTLTLPCVISTLTPLGPIKWIRESSDEGQSIVWGATGDFLQASPMTDITQSKNGNFSIIIQNVSLSDTSTYSCVKYRKGFPMDVKISWG, from the exons atgaaacagaaggcTGCTTTACTCACTGCTGCACTGTCACCTCCGAATTCTGAGAAAGAGAAGGGGCCTAGGAAGTGGTTAAGGCCAGAGCATAGACCAAGACCCTCTTTGGGGTCAGGCCGGTGTGCATATTGCAAAAAGCGTGGAATAGCCCAAAGAAACCGGTGTAGCCAGCCACCTTGCAGGCTTACCAGGAAGGACCATCCCCTGCAG GTCGGGCCTACCTCGACCAGAGAAGAGTCAAGCCAGGCTCCTACAATTCTCCAGTCAGGAAGCACCTTGACTTTACAAGTAGGAGACACCCTGACTCTCCCTTGTGTTATTTCAACTTTAACTCCTTTAGGTCCTATTAAGTGGATTCGGGAATCTTCAGATGAAGGGCAATCTATAGTTTGGGGAGCTACTGGGGATTTTCTTCAAGCTTCCCCCATGACAGACATTACTCAGTCTAAAAATGgtaatttttctattattatcCAGAATGTTAGTCTATCTGATACAAGTACATATTCCTGtgtgaaatacaggaaaggattTCCTATGGATGTCAAAATCAGCTGGGGGTAG
- the LOC126060433 gene encoding uncharacterized protein LOC126060433 isoform X4: MKQKAALLTAALSPPNSEKEKGPRKWLRPEHRPRPSLGSGRCAYCKKRGIAQRNRCSQPPCRLTRKDHPLQVGPTSTREESSQAPTILQSGSTLTLQVILFYVEVTKTMSDTIRTRDN; the protein is encoded by the exons atgaaacagaaggcTGCTTTACTCACTGCTGCACTGTCACCTCCGAATTCTGAGAAAGAGAAGGGGCCTAGGAAGTGGTTAAGGCCAGAGCATAGACCAAGACCCTCTTTGGGGTCAGGCCGGTGTGCATATTGCAAAAAGCGTGGAATAGCCCAAAGAAACCGGTGTAGCCAGCCACCTTGCAGGCTTACCAGGAAGGACCATCCCCTGCAG GTCGGGCCTACCTCGACCAGAGAAGAGTCAAGCCAGGCTCCTACAATTCTCCAGTCAGGAAGCACCTTGACTTTACAA GTTATACTTTTCTATGTGGAG gtgacaaaaacaatgagTGATACCATCAGGACCCGAGATAATTGA
- the LOC126060433 gene encoding uncharacterized protein LOC126060433 isoform X3, whose translation MKQKAALLTAALSPPNSEKEKGPRKWLRPEHRPRPSLGSGRCAYCKKRGIAQRNRCSQPPCRLTRKDHPLQVGPTSTREESSQAPTILQSGSTLTLQVGDTLTLPCVISTLTPLGPIKWIRESSDEGQSIVWGATGDFLQASPMTDITQSKNGDKNNE comes from the exons atgaaacagaaggcTGCTTTACTCACTGCTGCACTGTCACCTCCGAATTCTGAGAAAGAGAAGGGGCCTAGGAAGTGGTTAAGGCCAGAGCATAGACCAAGACCCTCTTTGGGGTCAGGCCGGTGTGCATATTGCAAAAAGCGTGGAATAGCCCAAAGAAACCGGTGTAGCCAGCCACCTTGCAGGCTTACCAGGAAGGACCATCCCCTGCAG GTCGGGCCTACCTCGACCAGAGAAGAGTCAAGCCAGGCTCCTACAATTCTCCAGTCAGGAAGCACCTTGACTTTACAAGTAGGAGACACCCTGACTCTCCCTTGTGTTATTTCAACTTTAACTCCTTTAGGTCCTATTAAGTGGATTCGGGAATCTTCAGATGAAGGGCAATCTATAGTTTGGGGAGCTACTGGGGATTTTCTTCAAGCTTCCCCCATGACAGACATTACTCAGTCTAAAAATG gtgacaaaaacaatgagTGA
- the LOC126060433 gene encoding uncharacterized protein LOC126060433 isoform X2, producing the protein MKQKAALLTAALSPPNSEKEKGPRKWLRPEHRPRPSLGSGRCAYCKKRGIAQRNRCSQPPCRLTRKDHPLQVGPTSTREESSQAPTILQSGSTLTLQVGDTLTLPCVISTLTPLGPIKWIRESSDEGQSIVWGATGDFLQASPMTDITQSKNGYTFLCGGDKNNE; encoded by the exons atgaaacagaaggcTGCTTTACTCACTGCTGCACTGTCACCTCCGAATTCTGAGAAAGAGAAGGGGCCTAGGAAGTGGTTAAGGCCAGAGCATAGACCAAGACCCTCTTTGGGGTCAGGCCGGTGTGCATATTGCAAAAAGCGTGGAATAGCCCAAAGAAACCGGTGTAGCCAGCCACCTTGCAGGCTTACCAGGAAGGACCATCCCCTGCAG GTCGGGCCTACCTCGACCAGAGAAGAGTCAAGCCAGGCTCCTACAATTCTCCAGTCAGGAAGCACCTTGACTTTACAAGTAGGAGACACCCTGACTCTCCCTTGTGTTATTTCAACTTTAACTCCTTTAGGTCCTATTAAGTGGATTCGGGAATCTTCAGATGAAGGGCAATCTATAGTTTGGGGAGCTACTGGGGATTTTCTTCAAGCTTCCCCCATGACAGACATTACTCAGTCTAAAAATG GTTATACTTTTCTATGTGGAG gtgacaaaaacaatgagTGA